From one Gracilibacillus salinarum genomic stretch:
- a CDS encoding PRD domain-containing protein, with amino-acid sequence MRLKKILNNNAVLVIDNQQEKVAIGTGIAFGKRKNDRINPSKVEQLFEMKENEKLQQLLNRIPEEHFIISEEIISYAEDYLGSKLSEHIHIALTDHVSFAIERIEDGIHLQNKLLNEIKILYRNEFEIGLWAVRHIREKLNIDVPIDEAAHIALHVHTMKLQGGDYQQTIKHTAIVREMIQLFLEKLDMNISEDDLSYQRLVTHLHFALSRVSHYQLHEMDEEMLGMIQQKFSDSYQVTRTVTSCITEKYDIAFPSSELGYITIHIQRLKKD; translated from the coding sequence ATGCGATTGAAGAAAATTTTGAATAACAATGCAGTACTTGTCATAGATAATCAACAAGAAAAAGTAGCAATTGGAACTGGTATAGCATTTGGCAAAAGAAAAAACGATCGTATTAACCCGAGTAAGGTAGAGCAATTGTTTGAAATGAAAGAAAATGAAAAATTGCAGCAGCTGTTAAATAGAATTCCTGAAGAACATTTCATCATTTCAGAAGAAATCATTTCATATGCTGAGGACTATTTAGGTTCAAAGTTAAGTGAACACATCCATATTGCTCTTACAGATCATGTTTCGTTTGCCATTGAAAGGATAGAAGATGGTATACATTTGCAAAACAAATTATTGAATGAAATTAAGATACTCTACCGCAATGAGTTTGAAATCGGGCTGTGGGCTGTGCGTCATATTCGGGAGAAATTAAATATAGATGTTCCGATAGACGAAGCAGCTCATATCGCTCTTCATGTTCATACGATGAAACTTCAAGGAGGTGATTATCAGCAAACGATTAAGCATACAGCCATTGTACGAGAGATGATTCAGTTATTTTTAGAGAAGTTGGACATGAATATTAGTGAAGACGATTTATCTTATCAGCGCCTTGTTACACACTTGCATTTTGCTTTGTCGCGAGTGAGTCATTATCAATTGCATGAAATGGATGAAGAAATGTTAGGCATGATTCAACAAAAATTTTCTGATTCGTATCAAGTAACAAGAACAGTCACGTCATGTATAACGGAGAAGTATGATATCGCATTTCCATCGTCAGAACTTGGTTATATAACTATTCATATACAAAGGCTAAAAAAGGACTAA
- a CDS encoding PTS sugar transporter subunit IIA: MFKKLFNKSKKVELLAPLTGKVVALEDVPDPVFGQKMMGEGIAITPENGKVVAPVDATIVQIPETKHAIGMRTNDGVEILIHVGLETVGLKGEGFNILVKEGEKVAAGQIVMEFDLNYIRENAENTVTPMVITNSKELDQSIQLTNEKQCEAGKTSLLTLS, from the coding sequence ATGTTTAAAAAATTATTTAACAAATCAAAAAAAGTTGAACTGTTAGCACCATTAACTGGTAAAGTTGTAGCTTTGGAGGATGTACCAGACCCTGTCTTTGGTCAGAAAATGATGGGGGAAGGGATTGCGATCACTCCAGAAAACGGAAAAGTAGTAGCACCAGTAGATGCAACAATTGTACAAATTCCCGAAACAAAACACGCAATCGGTATGAGAACGAATGATGGAGTAGAAATACTGATCCATGTTGGCTTAGAAACAGTTGGCTTAAAAGGTGAGGGGTTTAATATATTAGTTAAAGAAGGAGAAAAAGTTGCCGCGGGTCAAATAGTAATGGAATTTGACTTGAATTATATCCGTGAAAATGCTGAGAATACGGTGACACCGATGGTTATTACGAATAGTAAAGAGCTTGATCAGTCTATTCAACTAACAAATGAGAAACAATGCGAAGCTGGGAAAACAAGCCTTTTGACGCTTAGCTAA
- a CDS encoding GNAT family N-acetyltransferase — translation MYVNLYHLPQVYQKQQQDWVIRRALPLEKDRIIDWVQAHFPQWKNECEVACSALPANCLIAVKNKDILGFACYETTFKNFFGPTGVIETARGKGIGYQLLIHSLHEMRHLGYAYAIIGDAGPVDFYKKVIGADVIDRPSVLEEWTPLSK, via the coding sequence ATGTATGTAAATCTATACCATTTGCCGCAAGTATATCAAAAACAACAGCAGGACTGGGTTATTAGAAGAGCGCTGCCTTTGGAGAAAGATCGAATTATTGATTGGGTACAAGCACACTTTCCGCAATGGAAAAACGAATGTGAAGTGGCATGTTCCGCTTTACCGGCAAATTGTTTGATAGCTGTTAAGAATAAGGATATACTGGGTTTTGCTTGTTATGAAACAACATTCAAGAACTTTTTTGGTCCCACCGGTGTCATTGAGACTGCAAGAGGAAAAGGTATCGGCTATCAATTACTTATACATAGTTTACATGAAATGAGGCATCTTGGTTATGCTTATGCTATTATTGGTGATGCCGGTCCGGTCGACTTTTATAAAAAAGTAATTGGGGCAGACGTGATCGACCGTCCTTCGGTATTAGAGGAGTGGACACCGCTGTCAAAATAA
- a CDS encoding lactonase family protein yields MIRNYNMFVGGYGSKTEEAIHYVRFDSEQQSFHKLDAITGIDAPSFLALHPDQNNLYAVSEVEEGELVSYQVGDQLIETSRIKTGGSSPCYLHITDDGRYSIVTNYGDGKLSLHPLEEDGKVQLQADLHLFQKSGEASHPHMCYPLGYDHMYIVTDLGQNKLFLFQLQSDHQQLELQASFPLKDGSGPRHIEVNKAKNCLYITNEFSSVVAVYHFNKSFTNLQLAQEIPTIPPDEVQDNFCADIHFSPDKSLLFVSNRGRDSIVVYRVQADGRLRFVDEAAALGEWPRHFAISPDGEYLFIANQHSDRITVLRVQADGRLQALACHYKIASPACVVMFRQG; encoded by the coding sequence ATGATAAGAAATTATAACATGTTTGTTGGAGGCTATGGCAGTAAAACAGAAGAAGCGATTCACTATGTCAGGTTTGATTCGGAACAGCAATCCTTTCACAAGTTAGACGCCATTACTGGAATAGATGCTCCCTCATTTTTAGCGCTACATCCTGATCAGAACAATCTCTATGCTGTTAGTGAGGTTGAGGAAGGAGAACTGGTCAGTTATCAAGTAGGTGATCAGTTAATCGAAACAAGCAGGATTAAAACAGGCGGGTCCAGTCCTTGCTATCTCCATATCACAGATGATGGTCGATATAGTATAGTGACCAATTATGGAGATGGTAAGCTGTCGCTTCATCCGTTAGAAGAAGATGGGAAGGTGCAATTACAAGCAGATCTTCATTTGTTTCAGAAATCTGGTGAAGCTTCCCATCCCCATATGTGCTATCCACTTGGCTACGATCATATGTATATCGTAACAGACTTGGGTCAGAACAAACTTTTTCTATTTCAATTACAATCAGATCATCAGCAACTGGAACTTCAAGCATCTTTTCCGTTAAAAGATGGCTCTGGCCCAAGACATATCGAAGTGAATAAGGCGAAGAACTGTCTATATATCACCAATGAATTCAGTTCGGTAGTTGCTGTCTATCACTTCAATAAGTCATTCACTAACTTACAACTTGCCCAGGAGATACCGACTATCCCACCAGATGAAGTGCAGGATAACTTTTGTGCAGATATTCATTTTTCACCTGATAAATCGTTGCTTTTTGTCTCGAATCGAGGCAGGGATAGTATTGTAGTATATCGTGTGCAAGCAGATGGTCGTTTGCGCTTCGTTGATGAAGCAGCAGCTTTGGGTGAGTGGCCACGTCATTTTGCTATATCTCCAGATGGAGAATATTTGTTCATTGCTAACCAGCACAGCGATCGTATCACAGTATTGCGTGTGCAAGCAGATGGGCGATTACAAGCATTAGCGTGTCATTATAAGATAGCTTCACCAGCGTGTGTGGTGATGTTTAGGCAAGGGTGA